Proteins found in one Pyrus communis chromosome 15, drPyrComm1.1, whole genome shotgun sequence genomic segment:
- the LOC137716995 gene encoding uncharacterized protein: MANLAKLEFAALDITGKNYLTWVLDTKIHLEAGNLGDTIREESNSSSQDRAKAMIFICRHLDEALKSEYLTVEDPLTLWNALRNRYNHQTTVILPRARYEWTHLRIQDFKSVAEYNSALFRITSQMKLCGDIITEEHMLEKTLSTFHASNVLLQQQYRARGYTEYNQLISVLLVAEQNDELLMKNHHSRPTGSAPFPEYFQIQ, translated from the coding sequence atggcgaacttggcgAAGCTTGAATTTGCTGCCCTGGATATTACCGGGAAGAATTACCTGACCTGGGTattggataccaagatccatttggaagcagggaatcttggagataccatcagggaagagagcaactcatcctctcaagatcgggcAAAGGCCATGATTTTCATTTGCCGCCATCTTGATGAGGCGCTAAAAAGCGAGtacttaacggttgaagatccgttaactctctggaatgccttgagaaatagatacaatcaccagacaacggtgattcttccaagggccCGCTATGAGTGGACTCATCTGAGGATTCAAGACTTCAAGTCAGTGGCAGAATACAATTCTGCattgttcagaattacctctcagATGAAGCTCTGTGGGGATATTATTACTGAAGagcatatgctggaaaagactctcagcacatttcatgcctccaacgtgctcctgcagcagcagtatagagcgcgaggctacactgagtacaaccagctgatatctgtGCTCTTAGTAGCTGAACAGAATGatgagctcctgatgaaaaaccatcattcccgacctactggatctgcaccattcccagaa